In one window of Pyramidobacter piscolens W5455 DNA:
- a CDS encoding ABC transporter ATP-binding protein: protein MPEIKLEHITKRWGKFYAVEDLSLTIQDNAFVTTLGPSGCGKTTVLRMIAGLETPTVGRITIGDRVVFDSSLGINVPPNKRKVGFLFQNYALWPNMTVYQNISFGLTNIKEALPEIDFEAKNAARLAELLENAEDVRKVLGECLTKERALDEKRATLKLIDAYTISQYTAKKLFSYHLEKEADMGAEVASLRRKVENAKHSAQAAGAELDAEFRVVRDGAVMKRVRRLTQEEIDLTVRRVSRIVKIGIFMDRYPAELSGGQQQRVAIARTLAPEPDVLLMDEPLSNLDAKLRLEMRYELQRLHLETGSTFVYVTHDQMEAMTLATQICLMSNGVLQQYDAPLTVYHHPKNLFVADFVGNPPINFVEAKAKQQPDGSIALTALGGRRAEFVPASPVDLAAWAAQRDRRAAEAAEECSQRARESGSVEKSNKDERFLYHIDRASGEDDSPTDLSALTDEDVIIAVRPEFLELAESGALEGRIYGVMPTGMESTIKVRVDDFLLTGVIFGSGVISIGARTSVCFKGSNILLFDRQSGEYICEGSLHF, encoded by the coding sequence ATGCCTGAAATCAAATTGGAACATATCACAAAGCGCTGGGGCAAATTCTATGCGGTGGAAGATCTGAGCCTCACCATTCAAGACAACGCCTTCGTGACCACGCTTGGCCCTTCCGGCTGCGGCAAAACCACTGTCTTGCGCATGATCGCGGGCTTGGAAACGCCGACTGTCGGACGGATCACCATCGGCGATCGGGTCGTTTTTGATTCCTCGCTGGGCATCAACGTGCCTCCCAACAAGCGCAAAGTCGGTTTCCTGTTTCAGAACTACGCGCTCTGGCCCAACATGACGGTGTATCAGAATATCTCCTTCGGTCTGACGAATATCAAAGAGGCTTTGCCGGAAATCGATTTCGAGGCGAAAAATGCCGCCCGTCTGGCCGAGCTGCTGGAGAATGCCGAAGATGTGCGCAAGGTCTTGGGCGAGTGCCTCACGAAAGAGAGGGCGCTGGATGAAAAGAGAGCCACGCTCAAGCTCATCGATGCCTATACGATTTCGCAGTACACTGCCAAGAAGCTTTTCAGCTATCATTTGGAAAAAGAAGCTGATATGGGAGCGGAAGTTGCCTCGCTGCGCCGCAAAGTCGAGAATGCCAAACATTCCGCACAGGCTGCCGGCGCTGAGCTGGACGCGGAATTCCGCGTCGTCAGAGACGGCGCCGTGATGAAAAGAGTGCGTCGGCTGACTCAGGAGGAAATCGACCTGACCGTGCGCCGCGTCAGCCGCATTGTCAAAATCGGCATATTCATGGACCGTTACCCCGCCGAGCTGTCCGGGGGCCAGCAGCAGCGCGTGGCTATTGCCCGCACCCTTGCGCCGGAGCCGGATGTGCTGTTGATGGACGAGCCGCTGTCGAATCTGGACGCCAAGTTGCGTCTGGAGATGCGCTACGAGCTGCAGCGCCTGCATCTGGAGACCGGATCTACCTTTGTTTACGTCACTCACGATCAGATGGAGGCCATGACGCTGGCCACGCAGATCTGCCTGATGTCCAACGGCGTCCTGCAGCAGTATGATGCGCCGCTGACAGTCTATCATCATCCGAAAAATCTCTTTGTCGCGGACTTTGTGGGCAATCCGCCTATCAACTTTGTCGAAGCTAAGGCCAAGCAGCAGCCGGACGGCTCCATCGCCCTGACCGCACTCGGAGGCCGCCGCGCCGAGTTTGTGCCGGCGAGTCCTGTGGATCTGGCTGCGTGGGCAGCTCAGCGCGATCGCCGCGCCGCCGAAGCCGCCGAGGAATGCAGCCAGAGGGCGCGGGAGAGCGGCTCTGTGGAAAAGTCAAACAAAGACGAGAGATTTCTCTACCATATCGACCGCGCCAGCGGTGAAGACGATTCTCCGACCGATCTGTCCGCGCTGACCGACGAGGACGTGATTATTGCTGTCCGCCCCGAGTTTCTGGAATTGGCGGAAAGCGGCGCGCTGGAGGGCCGCATTTACGGAGTCATGCCCACCGGCATGGAGTCCACCATTAAGGTGCGCGTCGACGATTTCCTGCTGACCGGCGTGATCTTCGGCAGCGGCGTGATCTCGATCGGCGCGCGCACTTCGGTTTGCTTCAAGGGCAGCAACATTTTGCTTTTTGACCGTCAATCCGGCGAGTACATCTGCGAAGGCAGCCTGCACTTTTAA
- a CDS encoding ABC transporter permease, with the protein MSSSFGISRKMVLRNSLKTFFSRPYNVILVLLGIVLTFSTVAPIVAIVEDTFKIHPGTIDAYLSKQASGYSAINYIDLFTSRLAKNNLWIPLLNTVKLAVGTCFVSIFYGGVFAFLLTRTNLAWKKYLSSVFIFPYIMPQWTLAVVWQNLFNSNAVTGTSNGLLASLFGIRMPIWWCQGLFPSVMVLGLHYAAFACILIGAIFRNMDANLEEAATILDTPRCKTMLRITLPMVKPAILSTVLLVFGSAMGSYPVPHYLKFTTLSTKYVSMNSKYTGEASILAIIMMVFGVAIMLLNELSLRSRKNYTTVTGKSGQISKLSLGSGGKYAIALFLVVLTFFTSVFPIISFAFETFLPNPGDYSFLYTGNIANLTTKWWTISENVTESGMYGQKGMLYNATIWRAFGGTLWVSVCCALIAGTVGTMIGYAVSKNRRNRFANYVNSVAFLPYLMPSIAVGVAYFVLFSTDRINLFNTYTVLIVVGTVKYIPFASRSALNSMLQLSGEIEEAAVIQNVPWLKRMTEIIIPIQKSSIISGYLLPFMTCLRELSLFMLLCTQGFILSTTLDYFDEMGLYAFSSGINLILIITILVCNTLVNKITGASLDKGIGG; encoded by the coding sequence ATGAGCAGTTCCTTTGGCATCTCAAGAAAAATGGTTCTGCGAAACAGTCTCAAAACCTTTTTTTCGAGGCCTTACAATGTCATTCTGGTACTCTTGGGCATTGTGCTGACGTTTTCTACCGTGGCGCCGATCGTTGCCATTGTGGAGGACACCTTTAAGATTCATCCCGGTACCATAGACGCCTATCTGAGCAAACAGGCGAGCGGCTACAGCGCCATTAATTACATCGATCTGTTTACCAGCCGACTGGCGAAGAACAATCTTTGGATTCCGCTTCTCAACACGGTCAAGCTGGCCGTCGGCACCTGTTTTGTGTCCATCTTCTACGGCGGAGTTTTTGCCTTCCTGCTGACGCGGACCAATTTGGCCTGGAAAAAATATCTCAGCTCTGTCTTTATCTTCCCTTACATCATGCCCCAGTGGACGCTGGCTGTGGTGTGGCAGAATCTATTCAATTCCAACGCCGTTACCGGCACGTCGAACGGGCTTCTCGCCTCGCTGTTCGGCATCCGGATGCCGATCTGGTGGTGTCAGGGGCTTTTCCCGAGCGTCATGGTGCTGGGGCTGCACTATGCGGCGTTCGCCTGTATCCTGATTGGCGCCATTTTCCGCAACATGGACGCGAATCTGGAGGAGGCTGCCACGATCCTTGACACGCCGCGCTGCAAGACAATGCTGCGCATTACGCTGCCGATGGTGAAGCCGGCGATTCTGTCCACCGTTTTGCTGGTATTTGGAAGCGCGATGGGCTCCTATCCCGTGCCCCATTATTTGAAATTTACCACCCTGTCTACCAAGTATGTCTCGATGAACTCCAAATATACCGGCGAAGCAAGCATCCTCGCCATCATTATGATGGTGTTCGGCGTGGCGATCATGCTGCTCAACGAGCTATCTCTGCGCAGCCGCAAGAATTACACCACAGTCACCGGAAAATCCGGTCAGATTTCCAAGCTCAGCCTTGGCAGCGGGGGCAAGTATGCCATTGCTCTGTTTCTGGTCGTCCTGACGTTTTTCACCAGCGTGTTCCCGATCATTTCCTTTGCTTTTGAGACGTTTCTGCCCAACCCCGGCGATTATTCCTTCCTCTACACCGGCAATATCGCCAATCTGACCACGAAGTGGTGGACGATCAGCGAAAATGTCACCGAAAGCGGCATGTACGGCCAAAAGGGCATGCTCTACAACGCGACCATTTGGCGCGCCTTTGGCGGCACTCTGTGGGTTTCCGTGTGCTGCGCGCTGATTGCCGGAACTGTCGGCACCATGATCGGTTATGCCGTCTCCAAAAACCGCAGGAACCGTTTCGCCAATTACGTCAATTCCGTGGCGTTCCTGCCGTATCTGATGCCGTCCATTGCCGTGGGAGTGGCCTATTTCGTTCTGTTCTCGACGGACCGGATCAATCTGTTCAACACCTACACGGTGCTTATCGTCGTGGGCACGGTCAAGTACATTCCTTTTGCCAGCCGTTCCGCTCTGAATTCGATGTTGCAGCTTTCCGGCGAGATCGAGGAGGCCGCCGTCATTCAGAACGTTCCTTGGCTCAAGCGCATGACGGAGATCATCATCCCTATTCAAAAGTCGTCCATCATCAGCGGCTATCTGCTGCCGTTCATGACCTGCCTGCGCGAGCTGTCGCTGTTCATGCTGCTGTGCACACAGGGATTCATCCTCTCGACCACGCTGGATTACTTTGACGAGATGGGACTGTACGCTTTTTCCAGCGGCATCAACCTTATTCTGATCATCACCATCCTGGTCTGCAACACGCTTGTCAACAAGATCACCGGAGCGAGCCTGGATAAAGGAATCGGAGGATAA
- a CDS encoding HAD family hydrolase, producing MLQAVIFDLDGVLCSTDEYHFRAWSRLACELHLPFDREKNRRLRGIGRMDALDILLEDSGVAYTAEQKSVLARQKNDYYVEQLHRLTPADVFPGVTETLQTLRERSVKEGVQSRGTSRPNSPATPLAFGLLIKK from the coding sequence TTGCTGCAAGCGGTTATTTTTGATTTGGACGGCGTGCTCTGTTCCACGGACGAATATCACTTCAGGGCGTGGTCGCGGCTGGCGTGTGAGCTGCATCTGCCCTTTGATCGTGAGAAAAACCGCCGTCTGCGGGGCATCGGCCGCATGGATGCGCTAGATATCCTTCTGGAAGACAGCGGCGTCGCCTATACGGCGGAGCAAAAGTCAGTCCTTGCCAGGCAGAAGAACGACTATTACGTGGAACAGCTGCATCGGCTCACGCCGGCCGATGTCTTTCCCGGCGTGACGGAAACGCTGCAGACACTCAGAGAGCGAAGCGTAAAAGAGGGAGTTCAGTCACGCGGAACATCTCGACCGAACTCCCCCGCAACCCCCCTTGCATTTGGCCTTTTAATTAAGAAATAG